TCCGAGCTGTTTGCAGCCCTTGGCCAAGCCGATGCAGGTCTGCCGCCTACCGATTTCAAAGGACTGGTGACTCTGACCAAGGACAGCGTTTTCAGCCTGCGCGGAGGGCGTATCACGCTGGACGGCAATGACCTAAGTGCCGAAGCGGACGTAAACTTTTCTGGCAAGCCGAATGTTGTCGCGAGCATCTCGGCAGGCGCGCTTGACCTCAAACCTTACTTGGGTGGCGAGACGGCGGGCGCGAGCTCTTCCGAGGCAAGCGCGGGCTGGCCCACCGATCCAATCGACGCAAGCGCCTTAGGATTGTTTGACGGCAAGATCACTCTTTCTGCCTCCTCTATCGATCTTGGCAGCCTGAACTTTGGCTCCTCGCGCGTTGCCATCGATGTCGACAATTCCCGCGCGGTAGCGACGCTCCATCAGCTAACCGGCTATGAGGGCACTGTCACGGGCCAGTTCGTGGCCAACAATCGTAGCGGATTTTCCGTGGGCGGCGACATGACCATGAGCGACCTCGCGCTGCAGGGGCTCTTGTCTGACCTGATCGGAAGTGACCGTTTCACAGGTGCCGCGAATGCGCGGATGGCCTTTGTGGGGTCAGGCAGTTCTGTTGATGCGATCATGAACTCTTTGCGTGGTGATGGATCTTTGTCAGTCGGGAACGGGACCATTTCGGGACTAGATCTGGACCAATTGTTCCGGGGGCGTCCGAATTCCGGCACTACGATCTTTGACTCAATGAGCGCAAGCTGGACTATTGATGCGGGTGTTTTGACCAACAATGATCTGTTGATGGATCTGCCGAATGTGCAAGCCAAGGGCGCAGGCACCATCGGCCTTGGCGCGCAGAACCTGGATTATACATTTACGCCGCAACTGAAGAATGAGTCAGATACAGGCTTCTCCTTCCCTGTTCGCGTGACGGGCCCTTGGGCGTCCCCAAGCATTCGCCCAGACCTTGAAGCCGTGGCAAAACAGAACTTTCAGGAAGAGATCGACAAGCTCGAAGACAAGGCTGTGGAGGCCGTTGCTGATCGTCTGGGCACGACTGCGGATCAAGTTGAGAATCTGGGGCAAAACCTTGAGCAAGAG
This is a stretch of genomic DNA from Cognatishimia activa. It encodes these proteins:
- a CDS encoding AsmA family protein, whose product is MFRILRILLSIVAVLVIAIGALIFFLPGEQIARLASDQLKEQFGRDLTIEGDVQLSFFPTLGISTGPVTLSNASWSSNGPMFQAQGAKIGVDAMALIGGNTHIKNITLTAPDILLEQNGAGQANWDDFTGQSAADATAATDEGAEEGAAFTLDQIQITNARIRYLDPNGTNVDIPDLTADFGWGEGAATLAATVVMGGAPIDASIEIGDLNDLIAGDVTQVKLAADVGQNKLSFDGLASTTPEADGQFSAELPNPSELFAALGQADAGLPPTDFKGLVTLTKDSVFSLRGGRITLDGNDLSAEADVNFSGKPNVVASISAGALDLKPYLGGETAGASSSEASAGWPTDPIDASALGLFDGKITLSASSIDLGSLNFGSSRVAIDVDNSRAVATLHQLTGYEGTVTGQFVANNRSGFSVGGDMTMSDLALQGLLSDLIGSDRFTGAANARMAFVGSGSSVDAIMNSLRGDGSLSVGNGTISGLDLDQLFRGRPNSGTTIFDSMSASWTIDAGVLTNNDLLMDLPNVQAKGAGTIGLGAQNLDYTFTPQLKNESDTGFSFPVRVTGPWASPSIRPDLEAVAKQNFQEEIDKLEDKAVEAVADRLGTTADQVENLGQNLEQELQNKLEEEVGNRLKNLLGGN